A single Desulfobaculum xiamenense DNA region contains:
- a CDS encoding universal stress protein → MDKHLLVTVSGEESAMHGIRFILHFFRNVENLKLTLFYTAPRPPAVWEHEKNFESLDEFQRLSRKAEAKGRRALEEARRFVCSLQFGEEQVDAKFMFRQLSTAMDILQEGEKGLYDAVVLGRRGLTRLELLAEDSVSKEIIGHESIAPMWICRWPEKHRQHVLLCLDGSDASYRMADHVGFMLADEPEHYIRLMRVVPSGTRTHRETDDIFSRATEILAANGVPESRIRIAVREGTPPWRAIMEEAEDGMYAVVALGRTGSGGGLFKRLFMGSTSVNLMRELVGAVLWVRP, encoded by the coding sequence ATGGACAAGCACCTGCTGGTGACCGTCAGTGGCGAGGAAAGCGCGATGCACGGCATCCGCTTCATTCTGCATTTCTTTCGCAACGTGGAAAATCTGAAGCTGACTTTGTTCTACACCGCGCCGCGTCCGCCAGCCGTGTGGGAGCACGAGAAGAATTTCGAGTCTCTCGACGAGTTCCAGCGCCTGTCGCGCAAGGCCGAGGCCAAGGGCCGCCGGGCCCTCGAAGAGGCGAGGCGCTTCGTCTGTTCCCTCCAGTTCGGCGAGGAGCAGGTGGACGCCAAGTTCATGTTCCGCCAGCTCTCCACGGCCATGGACATCCTTCAGGAGGGCGAGAAGGGCCTCTACGACGCGGTGGTTCTTGGCCGTCGCGGGCTGACCCGGCTCGAACTGCTGGCCGAGGACAGCGTGAGCAAGGAGATCATCGGGCACGAGTCCATCGCGCCCATGTGGATATGTCGTTGGCCGGAGAAGCACCGTCAGCACGTGCTCCTGTGTCTGGATGGCTCCGACGCGAGCTATCGCATGGCCGACCATGTGGGCTTCATGCTCGCCGACGAGCCGGAGCACTACATTCGCCTCATGCGCGTGGTGCCGTCCGGCACGCGCACCCACCGCGAGACGGACGATATCTTCTCGCGGGCCACGGAGATTCTCGCCGCCAACGGCGTTCCGGAATCGCGCATCCGTATCGCCGTGCGCGAGGGAACGCCGCCGTGGCGCGCCATCATGGAGGAAGCCGAGGACGGCATGTACGCCGTGGTGGCTCTCGGACGAACGGGCAGTGGCGGCGGACTGTTCAAGCGCCTGTTTATGGGGTCGACCTCGGTCAATCTCATGCGCGAACTCGTGGGCGCCGTGCTGTGGGTGCGCCCGTAG
- a CDS encoding ABC transporter ATP-binding protein, with the protein MRAHQEPHRGPAQAAQGRTAIDDFIRIERLKKHYPVQGGPLGTTRGVVHAVDGMDLCVLRGETIGLVGESGCGKSTLARLLLRLERPTEGRILVDGQDIWQADHAFLKGYPHRMQMIFQDPFSSLNPRRSIGATVGEALAIHGMPRADRARRVSELLGLVGLRPEHAARYPHEFSGGQRQRVAIARALALNPDCVVCDEPVSALDVSIQAQVINLLQELQDRLNLTLVFISHDLAVVGYVSDRVAVMYLGRLMELADRQTLYAAPRHPYTRALLHAVPVPDPEARGGTERVGGDIPSPITPPPGCPFHPRCPQAVDTCSRSMPEWREVAPGHFVACHLA; encoded by the coding sequence ATGCGTGCCCATCAGGAACCGCACCGGGGCCCTGCCCAAGCAGCCCAAGGGAGAACAGCCATCGACGACTTCATCCGCATCGAACGCCTGAAGAAGCACTACCCCGTGCAGGGCGGCCCCCTCGGCACCACGCGCGGCGTCGTCCACGCCGTGGACGGCATGGACCTCTGCGTGCTTCGCGGCGAAACCATCGGCCTCGTCGGCGAATCGGGCTGTGGCAAGTCCACCCTCGCCCGTCTGCTGCTGCGGCTGGAGCGCCCCACCGAGGGCCGCATCCTGGTGGACGGGCAGGACATCTGGCAGGCGGACCACGCCTTTCTCAAAGGCTACCCGCACCGGATGCAGATGATCTTTCAGGACCCCTTCTCCTCGCTCAATCCACGCCGCAGCATCGGCGCGACGGTCGGCGAGGCGCTGGCCATCCACGGCATGCCCCGCGCCGACCGGGCACGGCGCGTCAGCGAGCTCTTGGGCCTCGTGGGGCTACGCCCCGAGCACGCGGCCCGCTACCCGCACGAATTCTCCGGCGGGCAGCGCCAGCGCGTGGCCATCGCCCGCGCCCTCGCCCTCAACCCGGACTGCGTGGTCTGCGACGAACCCGTCTCCGCGCTGGACGTCTCCATTCAGGCGCAGGTCATCAATCTGTTGCAGGAATTGCAGGACCGCCTGAACCTGACCCTCGTCTTCATCTCGCACGACCTCGCCGTGGTGGGCTATGTGAGCGACAGGGTGGCCGTGATGTACCTCGGCAGGCTCATGGAGCTGGCCGACAGGCAGACCCTCTACGCCGCACCCCGCCACCCCTACACCCGCGCCCTGCTCCACGCCGTGCCCGTGCCCGATCCCGAGGCGCGCGGCGGCACAGAGCGCGTCGGCGGCGACATCCCAAGCCCCATCACCCCGCCGCCGGGATGCCCCTTCCACCCCCGCTGCCCGCAGGCCGTGGACACGTGCTCCCGCAGCATGCCCGAGTGGCGCGAAGTCGCCCCCGGCCACTTCGTCGCCTGCCATCTGGCCTAA
- a CDS encoding F0F1 ATP synthase subunit C, translated as MDSLTIIAASSIIAAGLAIGLGAIGPGIGEGHALGRALNSLAQQPDEAGTITRTLFVGMAMVESTAIYAFVVTMILLFANPYWNYFLSKVGG; from the coding sequence ATGGACAGCCTGACCATCATCGCCGCGTCGTCCATCATCGCCGCCGGACTGGCCATCGGCCTCGGAGCCATCGGTCCGGGCATCGGCGAGGGCCACGCCCTCGGGCGCGCCCTCAACTCGCTGGCCCAGCAGCCCGACGAGGCGGGCACCATCACCCGCACCCTGTTCGTGGGCATGGCCATGGTCGAATCCACGGCCATTTACGCCTTCGTGGTGACCATGATCCTGCTCTTCGCCAATCCGTACTGGAACTATTTCCTGTCCAAGGTCGGTGGTTGA
- a CDS encoding 3'-5' exonuclease: MHASRRNTPTPWARLLALLRGETTHPALAQNRERFASLDQDRPLAEYEFTVLDTELTGLSPRTDEIVSIGAVRIRGLTITADSFYTLVAPRGRVPKVATMIHRITPQMLEGAPRLREVFPSLLDFLGDSLIVGHNVGLDMSFLNRASLDILGGRLRTPCVDTMRLAQVYRQERWENYYDQFDSRVSYQLGDLSRSFGLPAFDQHNAFHDAMQTAYLFLFLVKKLRSGGIETLRDLYMAGRSWRWYM; encoded by the coding sequence ATGCACGCCAGCCGACGAAACACACCGACTCCATGGGCACGCCTGCTCGCCCTGCTGCGCGGCGAGACGACGCACCCCGCCCTCGCACAAAACCGCGAGCGCTTCGCGAGCCTCGATCAGGACCGGCCCCTTGCAGAGTACGAATTCACGGTGCTCGACACGGAACTGACCGGACTCTCGCCGCGCACGGACGAGATCGTGTCCATCGGCGCGGTGCGCATCCGGGGGCTGACCATCACGGCGGACAGCTTCTACACCCTCGTGGCGCCACGCGGACGCGTACCCAAGGTGGCAACCATGATCCACCGCATCACCCCGCAGATGCTGGAAGGCGCTCCACGCCTGCGCGAGGTGTTTCCGAGCCTGCTCGACTTCCTCGGGGACTCGCTCATCGTGGGGCACAACGTGGGTCTCGACATGTCCTTCCTCAACCGCGCATCGCTGGACATCCTCGGCGGCAGACTGCGCACGCCCTGCGTGGACACCATGCGCCTCGCACAAGTCTACCGACAGGAACGCTGGGAAAACTACTACGACCAGTTCGATTCGCGCGTGTCCTACCAGCTGGGCGACCTGTCACGCAGCTTCGGCCTGCCCGCCTTCGACCAGCACAACGCCTTCCACGACGCCATGCAGACCGCCTATCTCTTCCTGTTTCTGGTCAAGAAACTGCGCTCCGGCGGCATTGAGACCCTGCGCGACCTCTACATGGCCGGACGCAGCTGGCGGTGGTACATGTAG
- a CDS encoding metal ABC transporter solute-binding protein, Zn/Mn family → MRLWNTLLVCLVLCAAWTAPAFGGPVHVSVSILPERYFVERIGGGHVDVQVMVPPGAQPHSYDPKPGQMARLAKADLYLAIGVPFEAAWLPRFASANPRMRIVDLAAGLERIPISGHHHEGHGHHGHDGEHMDPHVWLSPRNALIMADIIRDELATIDPDHAEYYAAQHRALADDITALDNELTSLFATLPPDCAAPANADGRCAFMVFHPSWGYFARDYGLRQIAVEQDGREPSPSDLAHLVQSARTAGVHVIFVQPQFSRRGVEAIARGIDGQVVPADPLAHDWLSNMRCVARAFHGALRPADALAF, encoded by the coding sequence ATGCGCCTTTGGAACACGCTTCTCGTCTGCCTCGTCCTGTGCGCGGCATGGACCGCCCCCGCCTTCGGCGGCCCCGTGCACGTTTCAGTCAGCATCCTTCCGGAACGCTACTTCGTCGAACGCATCGGCGGCGGGCACGTGGATGTGCAGGTCATGGTGCCCCCCGGCGCTCAGCCTCATTCCTACGATCCCAAGCCCGGCCAGATGGCGCGCCTCGCCAAGGCGGACCTCTACCTCGCCATCGGCGTGCCCTTCGAGGCGGCATGGCTGCCGCGCTTCGCCTCCGCCAACCCGCGCATGCGCATCGTGGACCTTGCCGCCGGGCTGGAGCGCATCCCCATCTCCGGGCACCACCACGAGGGCCATGGGCACCACGGCCACGACGGCGAGCACATGGACCCGCACGTCTGGCTCTCGCCGCGCAACGCGCTGATCATGGCCGACATCATCCGCGACGAGCTCGCCACCATCGACCCCGATCACGCCGAATACTACGCGGCGCAGCACCGGGCGCTGGCCGACGACATCACCGCGCTGGACAACGAACTGACGTCCCTCTTCGCCACGCTGCCGCCGGACTGCGCGGCCCCCGCCAATGCCGACGGACGTTGCGCGTTCATGGTCTTCCATCCCTCGTGGGGCTACTTCGCCCGCGACTACGGCCTGCGCCAGATCGCCGTGGAGCAAGACGGCCGCGAGCCTTCGCCGAGCGACCTCGCGCACCTTGTGCAAAGCGCCCGCACGGCGGGTGTCCACGTCATCTTCGTACAGCCGCAGTTCTCGCGGCGCGGCGTGGAGGCCATCGCCCGTGGCATCGACGGGCAGGTCGTCCCGGCGGACCCGCTGGCGCACGACTGGCTGTCCAACATGCGCTGCGTGGCGCGTGCGTTCCACGGCGCACTGCGGCCCGCCGACGCCCTTGCCTTTTGA
- a CDS encoding AtpZ/AtpI family protein has protein sequence MTHKFAGDVDRQERRRLHGRRDNRPELLRGLGMFGLVGWAVAVPVLAGAFIGLWIDLSRPGRYSWTLMLLALGLFVGCAHAAYWVGRERRSILRDKEERDHGTH, from the coding sequence GTGACGCACAAGTTCGCTGGAGACGTGGATCGGCAGGAGCGGCGAAGACTCCATGGGCGGCGGGACAACCGTCCGGAACTGCTGCGAGGGCTTGGCATGTTCGGGCTGGTGGGGTGGGCCGTGGCCGTCCCGGTGCTGGCCGGTGCCTTCATTGGCCTGTGGATCGATCTTTCGCGTCCGGGGCGCTATTCGTGGACGCTGATGCTTCTGGCGCTGGGGCTGTTCGTGGGCTGCGCCCACGCCGCCTACTGGGTGGGCAGGGAGCGCCGCTCCATTCTTCGCGACAAGGAGGAACGCGACCATGGGACCCACTGA
- a CDS encoding F0F1 ATP synthase subunit A, producing MEITPDMAVYWRFGPAVLNRTIVLTWLVMVLLVGASWLVTRRMVAHGDILAGVRVPRWQTVLEATVLAALGQAREILNADAGRLMPFLTTLFLFIAVSNLVGSIPGFDAPTGSLSTTVALALCVFVLVPAHGIMRVGFRAYLRNYLQPTALMLPLNVFAELSRTMALAVRLFGNVMSGRMMGAILLVIAPLFVPVPMLALGLLLGMVQAYIFAVLAAVYIAAGIETESQH from the coding sequence ATGGAAATAACGCCGGACATGGCCGTCTACTGGCGCTTCGGGCCTGCGGTCCTCAACCGGACCATCGTCTTGACGTGGCTGGTCATGGTGCTTTTGGTCGGTGCGTCGTGGCTGGTGACGCGGCGCATGGTCGCTCATGGTGACATTCTGGCCGGGGTGCGCGTGCCTCGCTGGCAGACAGTGCTGGAGGCGACAGTCCTCGCCGCGCTGGGGCAGGCGCGCGAGATTCTCAATGCCGACGCCGGGCGGCTCATGCCTTTTCTGACCACGCTGTTCCTGTTCATCGCCGTTTCGAACCTCGTGGGGAGCATCCCCGGGTTCGACGCTCCCACGGGGTCGCTCTCAACCACGGTGGCGCTGGCGCTGTGCGTGTTCGTGCTCGTCCCGGCCCACGGAATCATGCGCGTGGGGTTTCGGGCTTATCTGCGCAACTATCTCCAGCCCACGGCCCTCATGCTGCCGCTTAACGTGTTCGCGGAGCTGTCGCGGACCATGGCGCTTGCCGTGCGTCTGTTCGGCAACGTCATGAGCGGGCGGATGATGGGGGCGATCCTGCTGGTCATTGCGCCGCTTTTCGTGCCTGTGCCCATGTTGGCCCTCGGGCTTCTTCTGGGCATGGTGCAGGCCTACATTTTTGCGGTGCTTGCCGCCGTGTACATCGCCGCCGGAATCGAGACGGAAAGCCAACACTGA
- a CDS encoding F0F1 ATP synthase subunit alpha → MSGNERSLDAALDSGTQAVSRALDGYEYDLHAEEVGRVIAVGEGIAWAEGLGGVGAGEMVVLGGAVSALVMDILPDRLGLVLLDPAGDLAAGDEAVRTGRVLDVPVGPQLLGRVVDPLGRPLDGGGPVDAAARWPVEREAPPIMHRAPVQRPLETGITVVDALIPVGRGQRELILGDRQTGKTSVALSAILNQRGRECLCVYCAVGQRSSSVAGVVDTLRGQGALEYTVVVVAEGGEQPGLIYSAPYAAASMAEYLMENGHDVLVVYDDLTRHAVAYRQLSLLLRRPPGREAYPGDIFYLHSRLLERATHLRGEFGGGSVTALPVIETEAQNIAAYIPTNLISITDGQIYVNPDLFRKGQLPAVDVGRSVSRVGGRAQHAGYRRVAGDLRLSYSQFQELEAFARFGTRLDDATRRTLEHGRRVRESFRQGRFERLPATRQVALLYAVTRGAFDAVDVAAMPALRERLADALSGRPDVEERLLAAGKDDAVWGELDRIIDRVFADAAPTPDAGSGVP, encoded by the coding sequence GTGAGCGGGAATGAGCGTTCCCTCGACGCCGCGCTCGATAGCGGGACGCAGGCCGTGTCCCGCGCCCTCGACGGCTACGAGTATGATTTGCACGCCGAGGAGGTGGGCCGCGTCATCGCCGTGGGCGAGGGTATCGCGTGGGCCGAGGGCCTCGGCGGCGTGGGCGCGGGCGAGATGGTGGTCCTTGGCGGTGCCGTGTCCGCGCTGGTCATGGATATTCTGCCCGACAGGCTCGGTCTGGTCCTGCTGGACCCGGCCGGAGACCTTGCCGCCGGGGATGAGGCCGTGCGCACCGGGCGCGTGCTGGATGTCCCCGTGGGGCCACAGCTTTTGGGGCGGGTGGTGGACCCCCTCGGGCGGCCGCTGGACGGCGGCGGCCCCGTGGACGCTGCTGCCCGCTGGCCCGTGGAGCGCGAGGCTCCGCCCATCATGCACCGCGCGCCGGTGCAGCGTCCGCTGGAGACGGGCATCACCGTGGTCGACGCCCTCATCCCTGTGGGGCGCGGCCAGCGCGAGCTGATCCTTGGCGATCGGCAGACGGGCAAGACCTCGGTGGCCCTGTCCGCCATCCTGAATCAGCGTGGGCGTGAGTGTCTGTGCGTGTATTGCGCCGTGGGCCAGCGTAGTTCCAGCGTGGCGGGCGTGGTGGACACCCTGCGCGGGCAGGGCGCACTGGAATATACAGTGGTGGTCGTGGCCGAGGGCGGCGAGCAGCCGGGCCTCATCTATTCGGCTCCCTACGCGGCGGCGAGCATGGCCGAATATCTCATGGAGAACGGGCACGATGTGCTCGTGGTCTATGACGACCTCACTCGCCATGCCGTGGCCTACCGCCAGTTGTCTCTGCTGCTGCGGCGGCCGCCGGGGCGCGAGGCCTATCCCGGCGACATCTTTTATCTGCATTCGCGGCTTCTGGAGCGGGCCACGCATCTGCGCGGCGAGTTTGGCGGCGGCTCCGTGACGGCGCTCCCGGTCATCGAGACCGAGGCCCAGAACATCGCGGCCTACATCCCGACCAACCTCATTTCCATCACCGACGGGCAGATCTACGTGAATCCCGACCTGTTCCGGAAGGGCCAGCTGCCCGCCGTGGATGTGGGACGTTCCGTGTCCCGCGTGGGCGGGCGGGCGCAGCACGCGGGATATCGCCGCGTGGCCGGAGATTTGCGTCTGTCATATTCGCAGTTTCAGGAACTGGAGGCCTTCGCCCGCTTCGGAACCCGCCTCGACGATGCCACGCGCCGTACGCTGGAGCATGGTCGACGCGTGCGCGAGTCGTTTCGGCAGGGGCGCTTCGAGCGGCTTCCCGCCACGCGGCAGGTGGCGCTACTCTACGCAGTGACGCGTGGCGCGTTCGACGCCGTTGACGTCGCGGCCATGCCCGCCCTGCGTGAGCGTCTGGCCGATGCGCTGTCCGGACGTCCCGACGTGGAGGAGCGCCTGCTCGCCGCCGGAAAGGACGATGCCGTGTGGGGCGAGTTGGACCGCATCATCGACCGCGTCTTCGCCGATGCGGCCCCGACCCCGGACGCCGGAAGCGGGGTGCCATGA
- a CDS encoding F0F1 ATP synthase subunit gamma has protein sequence MITLEALEKRIATAGSLLSVVTSMKNLAAVNMRQFERAVEALDAYAGISDQCWRVLLRGGGLRPMPARGRAVCFVVGADQGLCGTFNEAVALRALEVASELDASDGVDMWASGERVVAALADAGRAVPVNVAQPAGLAGIATAAMAAVRALPEQPGPLVVVHNAPAQGGGFATQVLHVLPLDAAWLEEHRATGWPRRNLPMSGLPRREFFAHLFGQYLFISLYRAFGRSMAAENAARLASMQRAEKNIEEMRDELSMRHRELRQYMITAELLEVAAGFEALLGDATAV, from the coding sequence ATGATCACCCTCGAAGCCCTGGAGAAGCGCATCGCCACGGCGGGGAGCCTGCTCTCCGTGGTCACGTCCATGAAGAATCTGGCTGCGGTGAACATGCGCCAGTTCGAGCGGGCCGTGGAGGCGCTGGATGCCTACGCAGGCATAAGCGACCAGTGCTGGCGCGTGCTCCTGCGTGGTGGCGGGTTGCGGCCCATGCCCGCGCGGGGGCGGGCCGTGTGTTTCGTGGTGGGGGCCGATCAGGGGCTGTGCGGCACCTTCAACGAGGCCGTGGCGTTGCGGGCGTTGGAGGTGGCATCGGAACTCGACGCTTCGGACGGCGTGGACATGTGGGCGTCGGGCGAGCGGGTGGTGGCCGCACTGGCCGACGCGGGACGCGCCGTGCCCGTGAACGTCGCCCAGCCCGCCGGTCTGGCGGGCATCGCTACGGCTGCCATGGCCGCCGTGCGTGCCCTGCCCGAGCAGCCGGGGCCGCTGGTTGTGGTGCACAACGCCCCTGCGCAGGGTGGCGGCTTCGCCACGCAGGTTCTGCACGTCCTGCCGCTCGACGCCGCATGGCTTGAGGAGCACCGCGCCACGGGTTGGCCCCGGCGCAACCTGCCCATGTCCGGCCTGCCCCGGCGTGAGTTCTTCGCCCATCTCTTCGGGCAGTACCTGTTCATTTCGCTCTATCGCGCCTTCGGGCGCTCCATGGCCGCCGAGAACGCCGCGCGTCTCGCCTCTATGCAGCGGGCCGAGAAGAACATTGAGGAGATGCGCGACGAACTGTCCATGCGCCACCGCGAACTGCGTCAGTACATGATCACGGCCGAACTGCTGGAGGTCGCGGCGGGTTTCGAGGCCCTGCTTGGCGATGCCACCGCCGTGTGA
- a CDS encoding universal stress protein, protein MDCKRILVAVDTSENSLRAVSYVGEMVRNTEGVHVELLHIVRLPQRDLYPDEVSFQEQLRVQEVESQNFLEDAHGILEGKGLPSGSVTERQLCITVPSIAQHILRIQKEGNFGTIVVGRRGVSKAEEFLFGSVSSKIVHYAKNCCVWVVG, encoded by the coding sequence ATGGACTGCAAACGCATACTCGTGGCCGTGGACACGTCCGAAAACTCACTGCGCGCGGTGAGCTATGTGGGCGAAATGGTGCGCAATACCGAAGGCGTGCATGTCGAACTGCTGCACATCGTTCGGCTGCCGCAGCGCGACCTGTATCCCGACGAGGTCTCCTTTCAGGAGCAGCTGCGGGTGCAGGAGGTGGAGTCCCAGAATTTCCTCGAAGATGCGCACGGCATTCTCGAAGGCAAGGGACTCCCTTCCGGGTCGGTGACGGAGCGGCAGTTGTGCATCACCGTGCCGTCCATCGCCCAGCACATCCTGCGCATCCAGAAGGAAGGCAACTTCGGGACCATCGTCGTGGGGCGGCGCGGGGTGAGCAAGGCCGAGGAGTTCCTGTTCGGCAGCGTGTCGAGCAAGATCGTGCACTACGCCAAGAACTGCTGTGTCTGGGTCGTCGGCTAG
- a CDS encoding ATP synthase subunit I, whose amino-acid sequence MGPTDPASLALALGWGGLIGVVYFGGLWLSLRGLAGRARPRAAFAAAYVVRLSLALAGFWSALALGPLALAASMVGFVAVRGVMVRRLGAGVRAWK is encoded by the coding sequence ATGGGACCCACTGATCCCGCATCGCTGGCTCTGGCCCTTGGCTGGGGTGGACTGATCGGCGTGGTCTATTTCGGTGGGCTGTGGCTCAGCCTGCGCGGGCTCGCGGGCCGCGCCAGACCGCGCGCGGCCTTTGCCGCGGCCTATGTGGTGCGCCTGTCTCTCGCGCTGGCGGGCTTCTGGTCCGCTCTGGCGCTTGGGCCGCTGGCGCTTGCCGCGAGCATGGTCGGCTTCGTGGCCGTGCGAGGCGTCATGGTCCGCCGTCTGGGCGCGGGAGTGCGGGCATGGAAATAA
- the atpD gene encoding F0F1 ATP synthase subunit beta: MTASRTGNGTFEGVVDAVRGGVVDASFDGELPPLRTLLRAGPQGAAVLEAAAHLDRARVRCIALTPVQGLARGDVVRGEGRTLEAPVGDALLGRVFNVFGDPIDGKPAPEAERHSVHASPAPLSERVAGEEFFPTGIKVIDLLAPLERGGKAGMFGGAGVGKTVVITELINNMAGRHKGVSIFCGIGERCREGEELYRDMVDSGVMASTVMVFGQMNEPPGARFRVGLPAMTMAEHFRDAEGRDVLLLIDNIFRFIQAGMELSGLMGRLPSRLGYQPTMATELAELEERISSSRRAAITSIQAVYVPADDLTDPSAVHTFAHLSASIVLSRKRAGEGLYPAVDPLQSSSRMLSADVVGQRHYDVAREVRRTLATYEELKDIIAMLGLEELSRDDRRTVFRARRLERFLTQPFFTTRHFTGLDGRMVDPEKTVEGCARILDDEFADMPESALYMIGEVDEAHGRGGAS; encoded by the coding sequence GTGACGGCATCCCGGACCGGGAACGGAACATTCGAGGGCGTGGTGGACGCCGTGCGCGGTGGTGTGGTGGACGCGAGCTTCGATGGCGAACTGCCGCCGCTGCGCACGCTCCTGCGCGCCGGGCCGCAGGGTGCGGCCGTTCTGGAGGCCGCGGCGCATCTGGACCGTGCGCGGGTGCGCTGCATCGCGCTGACTCCCGTGCAGGGGCTGGCACGCGGCGATGTGGTGCGCGGCGAGGGCCGCACGCTGGAGGCCCCGGTGGGCGACGCGCTGCTCGGGCGCGTGTTCAACGTCTTCGGCGACCCCATCGATGGAAAGCCCGCGCCAGAGGCCGAGCGTCACAGCGTTCACGCCAGCCCCGCTCCCCTGTCGGAGCGTGTGGCGGGCGAGGAGTTCTTTCCCACGGGCATCAAGGTCATCGACCTGCTGGCTCCGCTGGAGCGCGGCGGCAAGGCTGGGATGTTCGGCGGCGCGGGCGTGGGCAAGACCGTGGTCATCACCGAGCTCATCAACAACATGGCGGGCCGTCACAAGGGCGTGAGCATCTTCTGTGGCATCGGCGAGCGCTGCCGCGAGGGCGAGGAGCTGTACCGCGACATGGTGGACTCCGGAGTCATGGCCTCCACGGTGATGGTCTTCGGACAGATGAATGAGCCGCCCGGCGCGCGTTTCCGCGTGGGCCTGCCCGCCATGACCATGGCCGAGCACTTCCGGGACGCCGAGGGGCGCGACGTGCTCCTGCTCATCGACAACATCTTTCGGTTCATACAGGCGGGCATGGAGCTGTCGGGACTCATGGGGCGGCTGCCGTCGCGCTTGGGCTATCAGCCGACCATGGCCACGGAGCTTGCCGAACTGGAGGAGCGCATCTCCAGTTCGCGCCGGGCTGCCATCACGTCCATCCAGGCCGTCTACGTCCCGGCGGATGACCTCACGGACCCGTCCGCCGTGCACACCTTCGCGCACCTTTCGGCCAGCATCGTGCTCTCGCGCAAGCGCGCTGGCGAGGGCCTGTATCCGGCGGTGGACCCGCTGCAATCCTCGTCGCGCATGCTGTCGGCCGACGTGGTGGGCCAGCGCCATTATGACGTTGCCCGCGAGGTGCGGCGTACGCTGGCCACGTACGAGGAGCTCAAGGACATCATCGCCATGCTCGGGCTGGAGGAGCTTTCCCGCGATGACCGGCGCACCGTGTTTCGCGCCCGCAGGCTGGAGCGCTTTCTGACGCAGCCGTTCTTCACCACTCGGCACTTCACTGGGCTGGACGGGCGCATGGTGGACCCGGAAAAGACCGTGGAGGGCTGTGCGCGCATCCTCGATGACGAATTCGCCGACATGCCGGAGTCCGCCCTGTACATGATCGGCGAGGTGGACGAGGCCCACGGCCGGGGAGGCGCATCGTGA
- a CDS encoding F0F1 ATP synthase subunit epsilon — MRLSIVLPLSVFLEEEAAKVVALGAYGWFCLKPRHVDMATALVPGILSWWGGDGRERFVAVNGGLLVKDGDTVRVATRHAVSGELGHLREAVDAMTADLDDAERAARTAMARLEARFVRGVLDFGAR; from the coding sequence GTGAGGCTGTCCATCGTGCTACCGCTCTCCGTGTTTCTGGAGGAGGAGGCCGCGAAGGTCGTGGCGCTTGGCGCGTACGGCTGGTTCTGCCTCAAGCCCCGCCACGTGGACATGGCCACGGCGCTGGTGCCGGGCATCCTGTCGTGGTGGGGGGGCGATGGCCGCGAACGCTTCGTGGCCGTCAATGGCGGGCTGCTGGTCAAGGATGGCGACACGGTGCGCGTGGCCACGCGGCATGCCGTCTCCGGCGAGCTGGGGCACCTGCGCGAGGCCGTGGACGCCATGACCGCCGATCTCGATGACGCCGAACGCGCGGCCCGGACGGCCATGGCCCGGCTGGAGGCGCGGTTCGTACGCGGAGTTCTGGACTTCGGAGCGAGGTAG